Within Longimicrobium sp., the genomic segment GCGCTGGCTGGTGGAGGCGCACGGCGGGACGCTCCGCGCCGCGAACGGCGGGGAGGGCGGCGCCGTCTTCGAGTTCACCCTCCCCGTGGCGGCCGCCCGCGCCGGGAGGGCCGCGTGAGCGGGGCGGGCCCGGCGGTGCGCGTGCTGGTGGCCGACGACGACCCGTACGCGCGCGCCTCGGTGCGCGCCTTCCTCACCGCCGAGCCCGGCGTGCAGCTGGTGGGCGAGGCCGAGGACGGCGGCCAGGCGCTGGAGGCCATCGCCCGCGAAGACCCCGACGTCGTCTTCCTGGACGTCGACATGCCGGGGCTCGACGGCTTCGGCGTGCTGGAGGCGCTGGGCGGCGTGGCCAGGCTCCCGATCGTCGTCTTCTGCACCGCGCACGAGCACTACGCGCTGCGCGCCTTCGACGTGCACGCGCTGGACTACCTGGTGAAGCCGTTCGGCCGCGACCGCTTCCGCCAGGCGTTCCAGCGCGCCCGCGCGGCGGTCGAGGAGCGCGGCGAGGAGCTGCGCGGCGAGCAGGTGCAGGCGCTGCTGGAGCAGCTGCGCGAGGAGCAGAAGGGGCTGGAGCGGCTGCTCACCGGCCCCGCGTGGCTGGAGCGCGTGATGGTGAAGACGCGCGACCGGGCGCTCCTGCTGCCGGCCGACGAGATCGACTGGGTGGAGGCCGAGGGGAACTACGTGCGCCTGCACGCCGGGAAGGAGTCGTACCTGGTGCGCTGGAAGATCGGCGCGCTGGAGGAGCGGCTGGACCCGGGGAAGTTCGCCCGCGTGCACCGCTCGACGATCGTGAACCTGGACCGGGTGAAGGAGCTGCGCCCCTGGTTCGCGGGCGACTACCTGATCCTGATGAAGGACGGCACCGAGCTCAAGCTCTCGCGCGGCTACCGCTCGAAGCTGGAGGAGCGCCTGGGCTCCACCGGCTGAACCGCAGGGTACAGGGAACAGGGAACAGGGAACAGGGAACAGAGGATAGCCGGCACGAGGTCCCTTCCCCCGCGCTCGTAAAGTCCACCCTCTCCCGAAGTTGGGAGAGGGTTGCCGCTCTAAGGCGGCGGGTGAGGGCCCCCGCCGCCGCGCCGATGCCAGCCGCTACGCGCCTCGACGCTACGCCGCCACCGCCACCGGCCTCGCGCCCGCCGCCCGCGCCGCCCCCCGCCGGTTCATGATGTGCACCGCCTCGCCGAGCGCGTGCTTGAACGCCTCGGCCACGCCCTCGGAGAGCGTGGGGTGCGTGTGGATGGTGAGCGCGAAGTCTTCCGGCGCCGCCATCATCTCCAGCCCGAAGGCGGCCTCCGCGATCAGCTCGCTCGCCTCGGGCCCCACGATCCCCACCCCCAGCACCCGCTCCTCGTCGGCGACGATCTTGATGAACCCGTCCGTCTCGGCCAGCGACAGCGCGCGCCCCGAGGCCGAGAACGGGAAGCGCCCCACCGTCACCGCGCGCCCCTGCCGCCGCGCCTCCTCCTCCGACAGGCCGACCACGGCGATCTCCGGGTCGGTGAAGATCGCCGCCGGCACCGCCAGCCAGTCGCGCCGCACGTTGCGCCCGGCGATCACCTCCGCCGCCAGCTC encodes:
- a CDS encoding LytTR family DNA-binding domain-containing protein; this encodes MSGAGPAVRVLVADDDPYARASVRAFLTAEPGVQLVGEAEDGGQALEAIAREDPDVVFLDVDMPGLDGFGVLEALGGVARLPIVVFCTAHEHYALRAFDVHALDYLVKPFGRDRFRQAFQRARAAVEERGEELRGEQVQALLEQLREEQKGLERLLTGPAWLERVMVKTRDRALLLPADEIDWVEAEGNYVRLHAGKESYLVRWKIGALEERLDPGKFARVHRSTIVNLDRVKELRPWFAGDYLILMKDGTELKLSRGYRSKLEERLGSTG